The following proteins come from a genomic window of Alicyclobacillus dauci:
- the spoVT gene encoding stage V sporulation protein T, with amino-acid sequence MKATGIVRRIDDLGRVVIPKEIRRTLRIREGDPLEIFVDRDGEVILKKYSPIGELGDFAKEYADSLADSTGHIALIADRDVIIAVAGASKKEFLEKPVSEDIEQAMEDRKTIVNTTPGDFSVVKDRDEHFSSRVIAPINAAGDPIGAVILISRDDSVKMSDTEVKLAETAAGFLGKQMEQ; translated from the coding sequence TTGAAAGCAACAGGCATCGTACGGAGAATTGATGACCTCGGTCGTGTGGTAATCCCGAAAGAAATTCGACGCACGCTGCGTATCCGCGAAGGCGATCCCTTAGAGATTTTTGTCGATCGCGACGGAGAAGTTATCTTGAAGAAGTACTCCCCGATTGGCGAACTTGGGGACTTCGCGAAGGAATACGCTGATTCGTTGGCTGATTCAACGGGCCATATCGCACTCATTGCTGACCGAGACGTAATTATTGCTGTTGCCGGCGCTTCAAAGAAGGAGTTCCTGGAGAAACCGGTCAGTGAGGACATTGAACAGGCCATGGAGGATCGGAAGACCATCGTGAACACGACACCGGGTGATTTCTCTGTCGTGAAGGATCGGGATGAACACTTTTCATCTCGAGTCATCGCCCCGATCAATGCTGCAGGCGACCCAATTGGGGCTGTTATCCTCATTTCCCGCGATGATAGTGTCAAAATGAGCGATACGGAGGTCAAGTTGGCCGAGACTGCGGCTGGCTTCCTGGGCAAGCAAATGGAGCAGTAA
- a CDS encoding putative polysaccharide biosynthesis protein encodes MRSQNFVRGAMLLASAAMLSKFLGSIYTIVLQNIIGDHGMGLFQMAYPIYATLLAIATAGFPVAISKLVAEEVAQGDLAAARHVLRVSGWLLTLGGVFAFLLLYFFAPEWAIIAGDPDSVTAIRAISPALLIVPFLSAIRGYFQGYQWMDPTAYSQVLEQFVRVATIIGLSIYFVHVGFSERVSAAGAAFGAVTGALTGLIAMLYYWRRRGRYIPSDMMRGSSTKLVTRKLIYYALPISIGALVVPLMHNVDVITVVNLLKGTGENQGLATTQFGLLSGRAFKLMMLPTTLAAGIGVAVMPAISEAFTLGHRALLMDRIDMSIRMTGILALPATVGLLLAARPINVALFTDTAGTGAIQVLALAILFASLQTTTSALLQGAGWIYRPVLYLFISCLVKLVANFVFVPKFGIAGASLATVISYIVAAVLNLWAVRRLFGERLHLHRWFFRPLIATSIMCGAVFALERQWEILGGEALGRPAAAIATCVILGIGVIVYLFAILVSGTLAKDELASIPHLGPRLLSFCRRIGLMR; translated from the coding sequence TTGCGATCACAAAATTTCGTTCGTGGCGCTATGTTACTAGCTTCAGCCGCCATGTTGTCTAAGTTTTTAGGTTCAATTTACACGATTGTGCTTCAGAATATCATCGGCGATCACGGCATGGGACTCTTTCAAATGGCTTACCCGATTTACGCGACGCTGCTCGCCATCGCAACGGCCGGATTCCCAGTAGCTATCTCGAAATTGGTGGCGGAAGAAGTGGCACAGGGCGATTTGGCAGCAGCTAGGCACGTCCTTCGTGTGTCTGGCTGGCTGCTCACCTTGGGTGGGGTATTTGCATTTTTACTCCTCTATTTTTTCGCACCCGAGTGGGCCATCATCGCAGGTGATCCAGACAGCGTGACGGCCATTCGCGCCATCTCGCCAGCATTGCTCATTGTCCCGTTTCTGAGCGCCATCCGCGGTTACTTTCAAGGCTATCAGTGGATGGATCCGACTGCCTACTCGCAAGTCCTTGAGCAGTTTGTTCGGGTTGCGACCATCATTGGTCTGTCCATTTACTTTGTCCACGTCGGTTTTTCGGAGCGGGTTTCAGCAGCCGGAGCCGCTTTCGGCGCTGTGACCGGCGCCTTGACGGGACTCATTGCCATGTTGTACTACTGGCGTCGCCGGGGCAGGTATATACCTAGCGATATGATGCGGGGATCGTCAACCAAACTAGTCACCCGAAAATTAATTTATTACGCGCTGCCCATCAGCATCGGTGCCCTTGTTGTTCCCCTGATGCACAACGTGGACGTCATCACAGTCGTCAACTTATTAAAAGGTACCGGGGAGAACCAAGGCCTCGCCACGACACAATTTGGTCTTCTCTCTGGGCGGGCCTTCAAGCTAATGATGTTGCCTACGACCCTGGCAGCTGGCATCGGCGTAGCTGTCATGCCAGCTATTTCGGAGGCATTTACGCTGGGCCATCGTGCGCTTTTGATGGACCGGATCGACATGTCCATACGAATGACCGGCATCCTGGCGTTGCCTGCGACGGTGGGCCTCCTGCTCGCGGCACGGCCCATCAACGTAGCGCTGTTTACGGACACAGCGGGCACGGGCGCCATTCAGGTATTGGCTTTGGCTATACTTTTTGCCAGCTTGCAGACAACGACATCGGCGCTGCTGCAAGGGGCAGGGTGGATTTATCGCCCAGTTCTTTATCTGTTTATCTCCTGCTTGGTGAAACTGGTGGCTAACTTTGTGTTCGTTCCAAAGTTTGGCATCGCCGGGGCCTCGCTCGCTACCGTCATCAGTTATATTGTCGCAGCCGTTCTGAACCTGTGGGCCGTCCGCCGCCTATTTGGGGAACGGCTCCACTTACACCGCTGGTTCTTTCGGCCACTCATCGCCACCAGTATAATGTGTGGGGCTGTTTTCGCGCTCGAGCGTCAATGGGAAATTCTCGGTGGCGAGGCACTGGGCAGGCCCGCCGCCGCGATCGCGACTTGTGTCATTCTCGGCATCGGTGTCATCGTCTACCTGTTTGCTATACTGGTCAGTGGAACGCTAGCGAAAGATGAACTGGCTTCAATCCCGCACCTCGGTCCGCGCCTGCTCAGCTTCTGCCGGCGGATCGGACTGATGCGTTGA